A DNA window from Maribellus comscasis contains the following coding sequences:
- a CDS encoding NAD(P)H-dependent oxidoreductase — protein MNILVVLAHPDKNSFNYTIAQTCIKQLIENEHSVIFHDLYRENFDPVLNTPEIPKNGAVDEIIKMHCEDLTKSDGIIIVHPNWWGQPPALLKGWIDRVIRPGIAYEFEEGDGGEGVPIGLLKAKTAVVFNTSNTSMDRENNIFLDPLETLWKNCIFDLCGVKEFYRKMFRIIVTSTTTQRKSWLNEVKTTVSSFFPLSEKFE, from the coding sequence ATGAATATTTTGGTTGTACTTGCTCATCCCGATAAAAATAGTTTCAACTATACAATAGCCCAAACCTGTATAAAGCAACTAATAGAAAATGAACATTCCGTTATCTTTCACGATTTGTACCGGGAAAATTTTGATCCGGTGCTAAACACCCCTGAAATTCCCAAAAACGGAGCGGTTGATGAAATTATAAAAATGCACTGTGAAGATTTAACAAAAAGTGATGGTATTATTATCGTTCATCCCAACTGGTGGGGACAACCCCCTGCTCTCTTAAAAGGTTGGATCGACCGTGTTATCAGACCCGGAATTGCCTATGAGTTTGAAGAAGGGGATGGAGGCGAAGGAGTTCCGATTGGGTTACTAAAAGCCAAAACTGCTGTGGTTTTCAATACATCAAATACGAGTATGGATAGAGAAAATAATATCTTTTTAGACCCACTGGAAACACTCTGGAAAAACTGTATTTTTGATTTATGTGGAGTTAAAGAGTTTTATCGTAAAATGTTTCGCATAATTGTTACCAGTACAACGACGCAAAGAAAATCCTGGTTGAATGAAGTAAAAACAACGGTTAGTAGTTTTTTCCCTTTGTCGGAAAAATTTGAGTAA
- a CDS encoding tetratricopeptide repeat protein, with product MSEQLKKEIRVAVLPFHIFSSEEELSPLILGFTDDLIANLSKFIGLSVISQLSSYKIKNSASDEITGMLGVDYLITGSFRKSVESVRINIQLNRMTDKSVIFTKQYNDSLDNILQTQDTIIVQIVSILQKQIDYDILSFSYQKKKVELAAYENWLLGMSYLKKGSLRYDLKARNCFEEALKIDPYFARAYSGLSLSYFNEWSCQLWDRWDVNKKGAHNYALKALEYDENDYISLTVLGRTYLYSEEFEKAEHYVRKSLRMNPNDADNLIQVAFTLMYLGFANESVKLYEKANELNPLHQDDYFGYGSNFYFETGQFEKSLHLGKTVSSRNTWVDFPVYMAGIYFHLGDYENMEVQWRLFLERFKSHINKDSAINEREALVWHKNINPYKKNTNLKEFWNYIEKKLVQFLFSNKAPKQKKKLQGLNKMEKCGNCRIRE from the coding sequence TTGAGTGAGCAATTAAAAAAAGAGATAAGAGTAGCAGTACTTCCTTTTCATATTTTTAGCAGTGAAGAGGAGTTGAGTCCTTTAATTTTGGGATTTACAGACGACCTGATAGCAAATCTTTCTAAGTTCATCGGACTTTCTGTAATTTCTCAATTGTCGTCATACAAAATAAAAAATTCAGCTTCAGATGAAATTACCGGTATGTTGGGAGTAGACTACCTGATAACGGGAAGCTTTCGTAAATCTGTTGAGTCGGTTCGTATAAATATACAACTGAACCGAATGACGGATAAAAGTGTAATTTTCACAAAACAATACAATGATTCTCTTGACAATATTTTACAGACACAGGACACGATAATTGTCCAAATTGTAAGTATACTTCAAAAACAAATTGATTACGACATACTTTCATTTTCATATCAAAAGAAGAAAGTAGAGCTGGCTGCATATGAAAACTGGCTGCTTGGAATGAGTTATTTAAAAAAAGGATCGTTACGCTACGATTTAAAAGCGAGAAACTGTTTTGAAGAGGCACTTAAAATTGACCCATATTTTGCCAGAGCGTACTCAGGTTTATCACTCTCCTATTTTAACGAATGGAGTTGTCAGCTTTGGGATCGCTGGGATGTTAACAAAAAAGGAGCACACAATTACGCTCTGAAAGCATTGGAGTATGACGAAAACGATTACATTTCACTTACCGTTTTAGGCCGAACTTATCTTTATTCCGAAGAGTTTGAAAAAGCTGAGCATTATGTCAGAAAGTCTTTACGAATGAATCCCAACGACGCAGACAATTTAATCCAGGTTGCATTTACGCTGATGTATCTCGGGTTTGCCAATGAGTCGGTTAAACTATATGAAAAAGCAAATGAATTAAATCCTCTTCACCAGGACGATTATTTTGGCTACGGCTCAAATTTCTATTTTGAGACAGGTCAATTTGAAAAGAGCTTACATTTAGGAAAAACAGTCAGCTCACGAAATACATGGGTTGATTTTCCGGTTTACATGGCTGGTATTTACTTTCACCTGGGTGATTATGAGAATATGGAAGTTCAATGGAGATTGTTTCTTGAACGTTTTAAAAGTCATATCAATAAGGACTCGGCAATCAATGAGAGAGAAGCTTTAGTATGGCATAAAAATATAAATCCGTACAAAAAAAATACAAATTTAAAGGAGTTCTGGAATTATATCGAAAAAAAATTGGTTCAGTTTCTTTTCAGCAACAAGGCACCAAAACAAAAAAAGAAATTACAAGGTTTAAACAAAATGGAGAAATGTGGGAACTGTCGTATCAGGGAATAA
- a CDS encoding sterol desaturase family protein, which produces MPTPLQILLDPISLIIIGIYVALMIWEAVFPAVKLPEIKYWKLKGLTSFGVFFYLSSYLPLATDPFLEPFRLVDLTGFGTLGGALVGILLYEFGIFVWHWAMHKYDLLWRTFHQMHHSAERLDTYGAFFFSPMDMIGFTLLGSICFALLIGITPQAITVVLLVTNFFSIFQHANIKTPQWLGYIIQRPESHSIHHGKGIHKYNYSDLPVFDMIFGTFRNPKSYANETGFYSGASNKIWQMLTFKDIY; this is translated from the coding sequence ATGCCTACTCCATTACAAATTTTATTGGACCCGATTTCTCTTATTATAATCGGAATTTATGTTGCACTGATGATTTGGGAAGCTGTTTTCCCCGCTGTTAAACTTCCTGAAATAAAATACTGGAAGTTAAAAGGACTTACCTCTTTTGGTGTATTTTTTTATCTATCGTCTTATCTTCCTCTTGCTACCGATCCTTTTCTTGAGCCTTTCCGCTTAGTCGATCTCACTGGATTTGGAACATTGGGAGGCGCTTTGGTTGGAATATTACTTTATGAGTTTGGTATTTTTGTATGGCACTGGGCAATGCACAAATACGATTTATTGTGGAGAACATTTCACCAGATGCACCACAGTGCAGAAAGACTGGATACATACGGGGCATTCTTTTTCAGCCCTATGGATATGATTGGATTTACTTTGCTGGGAAGCATTTGTTTTGCTTTGTTAATTGGAATTACACCACAAGCTATTACTGTAGTACTACTGGTCACTAACTTTTTTTCCATTTTTCAACATGCAAACATCAAGACGCCCCAATGGTTGGGATACATTATCCAACGTCCGGAAAGCCACTCAATTCACCATGGGAAAGGAATACACAAATACAACTATTCCGACCTTCCTGTTTTCGATATGATATTTGGTACTTTTCGTAATCCGAAGAGTTATGCAAATGAAACCGGATTTTATAGCGGAGCTTCCAATAAAATATGGCAAATGCTCACGTTTAAAGACATCTATTAA
- a CDS encoding homocysteine S-methyltransferase family protein: MKTIDKEKPGNIILTDSGLETTLIYHHNIALPHFAAFILLNNPQQKSLLDRYFRQHLDLAVRYKTGFVLESVSWRANSDWGYKLGYQDKELDFVNQKAIRQLFAIKNEYAGSVSPIYVSGCIGPRSDGYQIKHKMTPVEAKEYHINQVASFKKAKADFASALTMNYSDEAMGIVLAAREKKLPVVISFTVETDGSLPDGEKLDEAISRIDKDTQQYPLYYMINCAHPTHFVRQLVDADWTKRIRGIRANASCKSHAELDESVELDSGNKIELADWYTTIREKLPNLLVYGGCCGTDISHIENICQKIAV; encoded by the coding sequence ATGAAAACAATTGACAAAGAAAAACCTGGCAATATAATCCTAACTGACAGTGGGTTGGAAACAACTCTGATATACCATCACAACATCGCCCTGCCCCACTTTGCTGCGTTTATACTTTTAAATAATCCACAGCAAAAAAGTCTGCTCGACCGATATTTCAGACAACATCTGGATTTGGCGGTCAGGTATAAAACCGGGTTCGTTTTGGAAAGTGTGTCCTGGCGTGCAAACTCCGACTGGGGTTACAAACTTGGTTACCAGGATAAGGAGCTTGACTTCGTAAATCAAAAAGCAATTCGGCAGTTGTTTGCTATAAAAAATGAGTACGCCGGTTCTGTTTCACCGATTTATGTAAGTGGCTGCATCGGGCCAAGAAGCGACGGATACCAAATAAAACATAAGATGACACCGGTAGAAGCTAAAGAATATCATATTAATCAGGTTGCATCCTTCAAAAAAGCAAAGGCTGATTTCGCCTCGGCTTTAACTATGAATTATTCAGATGAAGCCATGGGGATTGTTTTGGCCGCTCGTGAAAAAAAGCTTCCGGTTGTTATTTCATTTACTGTGGAAACAGACGGAAGCTTACCCGATGGAGAAAAACTAGATGAAGCAATATCCCGAATTGATAAAGACACGCAGCAATATCCTCTTTACTATATGATTAATTGTGCCCATCCGACACATTTTGTACGCCAGTTGGTTGATGCTGACTGGACAAAAAGAATCCGCGGGATTCGGGCAAATGCTTCCTGTAAAAGCCATGCCGAACTTGACGAATCTGTTGAACTGGACAGTGGTAATAAAATTGAGTTAGCTGATTGGTACACAACAATTCGGGAGAAACTTCCAAATTTACTTGTCTATGGTGGCTGTTGCGGGACTGATATTTCACATATCGAGAACATTTGTCAAAAAATAGCTGTCTGA
- a CDS encoding winged helix-turn-helix transcriptional regulator, which translates to MEKELGIFSGYETCPVRNVLDRFGDKWSVLVLLALGGVEKMRFNELYKTIGSISQKMLTSTLRVLEADGLVSRTIYPEIPPRVEYKLTERGKSLLVYIHGLVGWAKENMEAIKESREQFDRR; encoded by the coding sequence ATGGAAAAAGAATTGGGAATATTTTCAGGATACGAAACTTGTCCGGTCCGTAATGTGCTCGATCGTTTTGGCGACAAGTGGTCAGTATTAGTTTTGCTGGCTTTGGGAGGAGTTGAAAAAATGCGTTTTAATGAATTATACAAAACAATTGGTTCAATTTCGCAAAAGATGTTGACATCAACTCTTCGTGTTCTTGAAGCAGACGGGCTCGTATCTCGAACAATTTATCCTGAGATACCGCCTCGGGTGGAATACAAACTTACAGAAAGAGGTAAGTCATTGTTGGTATATATTCATGGACTGGTTGGTTGGGCCAAAGAAAATATGGAAGCTATAAAGGAGTCCCGCGAGCAATTTGATAGGCGATAG
- a CDS encoding SDR family oxidoreductase, protein MSKILITGATGNLGKQTLQSLVSKTDVSNLAALVRDESKATDLKELGIEIRVGNYDDIASLTSAFHGIDKLFFVSASDIEKRLPQHKNVLEAAKENSVEHIVYTSFVRKNETDSSPIAAVAKAHIYSEEFLLESGIDYTILRNTLYMEFAPYFMGDKVLENRMVYLPSGDGKVAFLLRSEMAEIAANILTSEGHENKTYTLSSEEAFSYADIAKIISKISEKDIKFVSPPVDEFVQTMHKAGVPEEMIGMSVGFARAIQQGEFEATNPEISKLLGRKVVTIEEFLKQVYA, encoded by the coding sequence ATGAGCAAAATATTAATTACAGGAGCAACAGGCAATTTAGGCAAACAGACCCTTCAATCATTAGTTTCAAAAACAGATGTCTCAAATCTCGCAGCCCTTGTTCGCGATGAATCAAAAGCAACTGATTTAAAAGAATTGGGTATTGAAATCAGAGTAGGTAATTATGACGACATTGCAAGCCTAACATCAGCTTTTCATGGAATTGACAAACTGTTTTTTGTTTCAGCAAGCGACATCGAAAAACGTTTACCTCAGCACAAAAACGTATTGGAAGCTGCCAAGGAAAATAGTGTTGAACATATCGTTTACACAAGTTTTGTAAGAAAAAATGAAACTGATTCTTCGCCGATTGCAGCCGTAGCCAAGGCACATATTTACAGCGAGGAATTTTTATTGGAATCGGGAATCGATTATACCATTTTAAGAAATACTTTATATATGGAATTTGCACCATATTTTATGGGAGATAAAGTTTTAGAAAACCGGATGGTATACCTGCCTTCCGGAGATGGCAAAGTAGCATTCCTGCTTCGTAGTGAAATGGCTGAAATTGCGGCCAATATCTTAACTTCAGAGGGCCATGAAAATAAAACTTATACACTGTCATCAGAAGAAGCATTTTCGTATGCTGACATCGCAAAAATAATTTCAAAAATAAGCGAAAAAGACATCAAATTTGTCTCTCCTCCGGTTGATGAATTTGTACAAACAATGCATAAAGCTGGTGTTCCGGAAGAAATGATTGGGATGAGTGTTGGTTTCGCACGGGCTATTCAGCAGGGTGAATTTGAAGCTACAAATCCTGAAATTTCAAAATTATTGGGTAGAAAAGTGGTTACGATAGAAGAATTTTTAAAACAGGTGTACGCGTAA